Proteins found in one Arachis stenosperma cultivar V10309 chromosome 8, arast.V10309.gnm1.PFL2, whole genome shotgun sequence genomic segment:
- the LOC130945946 gene encoding uncharacterized protein LOC130945946, protein MEVALGPGDRARAAGAEGAASVASQRGRRRSPQQHTRTRPFGGTGGDSAIIMQELRHRVQNLERQLADRERDGRSTDPSYTPSPGSEEEDSHRSRPRRTSASRTEAESTREESPIMRRRNDTIIYSRGRPTRRAARGHEDGEGRTERTRQPVIMGVTPFHRSILEVRLPKHFDKPTDMRYDGTQDPLEHLTAFEARMNLEGVGDEVRCRAFPVTLAGPAIRWFNGLPQGSIYSFSDISRAFLAQFTTRIAKAKHPINLLGVTQRQGEPTRRYLDRFNDEYLEIDGLTDSVASLCLTNGLLNENFRKHLTTKPVWTKHEIQTVAKEYINDEEVSRVVAANKRQSSYSQARQPGDGERAKEKAREEASNRAPRPFSRVGKFTNYTPLTLPIVEVYQQIAEKGILPKPRPLKDRTGGNKNLYCDYHKGYGHQTHDCFDLKEALEQAIREGKLAAFSHLIREPRRRYRDQDEEGKTRSAKRRQEPEDRDHGLTVINVVTAKNAAPRSRSAQRKDVKVLTVSSPPVQSSKKPPSISFGPEDQWFNDAPENPPWSLRPEWEPASSNGSSSTQGLTQISCSATCSTH, encoded by the coding sequence ATGGAGGTCGCGCTAGGTCCCGGCGACCGAGCTCGAGCAGCCGGAGCGGAGGGAGCAGCCTCCGTCGCCTCGCAAAGGGGGAGGCGGAGATCCCCCCAACAACACACGAGAACACGACCATTCGGGGGAACGGGAGGCGatagcgccataataatgcagGAGCTACGCCACAGAGTCCAGAACCTAGAACGACAGCTGGCGGACCGGGAGCGGGATGGACGGTCTACCGATCCCAGCTATACCCCATCTCCCGGGAGCGAAGAGGAAGACTCTCACCGAAGCCGCCCGCGGCGTACATCCGCATCCCGGACGGAAGCGGAGAGCACGCGGGAGGAGTCACCCATAATGAGAAGACGAAATGACACGATCATCTACTCCCGCGGCAGACCAACCCGCCGAGCGGCAAGAGGTCACGAAGACGGGGAAGGAAGAACCGAGAGGACACGACAACCCGTGATAATGGGCGTCACCCCGTTCCACCGATCTATCCTCGAGGTCCGGTtgccgaaacacttcgacaaaccaacggacatgaggtacgacggaACTCAAGACCCTCTAGAACACCTCACGGCCTTTGAGGCCAGGATGAATCTGGAGGGAGTGGGGGACGAAGTAAGATGCCGCGCCTTCCCGGTAACTCTAGCAGGGCCAGCGATCagatggtttaacggcctcccaCAAGGTTCCATATACAGCTTCTCAGACATCAGCCGCGCATTCCTTGCCCAATTTACAACGCGGATCGCGAAGGCCAAGCACCCTATTAACCTCCTAGGGGTAACACAGAGACAAGGAGAACCGACGAGGAGGTACTTagatcggttcaacgacgaatACTTGGAAATCGACGGCTTAACCGACTCGGTGGCCAGCCTTTGCCTAacgaacggcctcctcaacgagaaCTTCCGAAAACACCTTACCACGAAACCGGTTTGGACGAAGCATGAGATCCAGACGGTAGCCAAGGAGTACATAAAcgacgaggaagtcagccgagtcgtggctgccaataagCGGCAGTCCAGTTACAGCCAAGCTCGGCAACCAGGCGACGGAGAAAGAGCAAAGGAAAAAGCTAGGGAGGAGGCATCGAACAGGGCACCTCGACCGTTCTCCCGGGTCGGGAAATTCACTAACTACACTCCACTCACTCTCCCCATCGTGGAAGTCTATCAACAAATAGCGGAGAAGGGAATCCTGCCGAAACCCCGACCACTTAAGGACCGTACGGGAGGAAATAAGAACCTCTATTGTGATTATCATAAGGGTTATGGCCATCAAACACATGACTGTTTTGACCTGAAGGAGGCACTAGAACAAGCgataagggaaggaaagctagccgcgtTCTCCCACCTCATCAGGGAGCCGAGAAGACGTTATCGCGATCAAGACGAAGAAGGCAAAACCCGTTCGGCCAAACGGCGACAGGAACCCGAAGACAGAGACCACGGCCTCACTGTGATAAACGTGGTAACGGCCAAAAACGCCGCGCCAAGATCCCGGTCGGCACAGAGAAAAGACGTTAAGGTTTTGACGGTCTCATCCCCGCCAGTGCAAAGCTCTAAGAAACCTCCCTCCATTTCTTTCGGCCCGGAAGACCAATGGTTCAACGACGCCCCGGAAAAccccccatggtcattacggccagagtgggaaccggcctcgtcaaacggATCCTCGTCGACACAGGGGCTGACTCAAATatcatgttccgcaacgtgTTCGACGCACTAG
- the LOC130945949 gene encoding uncharacterized protein LOC130945949 codes for MRSPTTIKEVQRLTGRLAALSRFLPAAATRSYHFFKKIKKSEKFTWTTDCERAFSEFKQILASPPILQKPEQGKPLLLFLSISANTISSVLVTDTGNEQHPVYFVSKVLQGAELRYPTIEKLALGLIMIARRLRHYFQMHPIIVRTGHPLRQILSKPDLAGRMTKWAIELSEFDISYQSRGSPKAQRLADFVAEFTCKSEQNKNWELYVDGASNENGCGVGILLKDDEGVQAEQSIKFLFQTTNNQAEYEALLAGLRLAKEVGISSLTVHCDSLLVVQQVSGQFQVRDKLLEKYLSSVKTLVQSFQKFEILHIPREENCRADILSKLATHRLTEQTEKLNHITLTETSLDTKSVFSISQEEDWRNVFVNYIRSGDILEGEEPRSFRYKAAQYTLLGTELYK; via the coding sequence ATGCGGTCACCAACAACAATTAAGGAGGTCCAGCGACTAACAGGACGCTTGGCCGCGTTATCAAGATTCCTACCAGCTGCAGCAACAAGATCTTATCATTTcttcaaaaaaataaagaagtcGGAAAAGTTCACATGGACTACTGATTGCGAAAGAGCATTTTCCGAGTTCAAACAAATACTCGCATCACCACCTATATTACAGAAACCCGAGCAAGGTAAACCTCTGCtactttttctttcaatttcagctAACACTATCAGCTCTGTCCTCGTAACAGATACAGGGAATGAGCAGCACCCGGTATACTTCGTGAGCAAAGTCCTACAAGGCGCCGAGCTCAGATACCCGACGATAGAGAAACTAGCACTTGGTTTGATAATGATAGCTCGTCGCCTAAGACATTACTTTCAGATGCACCCGATCATAGTACGCACGGGGCACCCTTTACGACAAATACTCTCAAAACCAGATTTGGCAGGACGGATGACGAAATGGGCGATTGAGCTCTCAGAATTTGACATATCATATCAGTCAAGAGGCTCACCTAAGGCCCAGAGACTAGCCGATTTTGTAGCCGAATTCACATGCAAGAGTgaacaaaacaaaaattggGAGTTATATGTAGATGGCGCGTCAAATGAAAACGGATGCGGAGTAGGAATCCTTCTAAAGGACGATGAAGGAGTACAGGCCGAGCAGTCGATCAAGTTCCTCTTCCAAACAACAAACAATCAAGCCGAATATGAAGCTTTGCTGGCTGGATTACGATTGGCCAAGGAAGTCGGAATCTCGTCTCTGACCGTGCACTGTGATTCACTGCTAGTGGTACAACAGGTAAGCGGCCAATTCCAGGTACGAGACAAACTCTTAGAAAAATATCTAAGCTCGGTGAAAACCCTAGTACAGTCTTTCCAAAAATTCGAAATACTACACATACCTAGGGAAGAAAATTGCAGAGCTGATATTCTGTCAAAACTAGCCACGCATAGGTTAACAGAACAAACGGAAAAGCTTAATCATATTACGTTAACAGAAACTAGTTTAGATACAAAATCTGTCTTTAGCATATCACAGGAAGAAGACTGGAGAAATGTATTCGTCAACTACATAAGGAGCGGAGACATACTAGAAGGAGAGGAGCCGAGGTCATTTAGATACAAAGCGGCTCAATATACTCTGCTGGGAACCGAGTTATACAAATGA
- the LOC130945947 gene encoding uncharacterized protein LOC130945947 has protein sequence MPFGLKNAGATYQRLMNRIFHDLIGKTVEVYVDDILAKTTRPDDLLNDLARVFASLRQHGMRLNPLKCAFAMEAGKFLGFMITQRGVEANPEKCQALLQMKSPGCTKDIQRLAGRLTSLSRFLGASATKALPFFNLMKKGMTFEWTPTCEEAFRHFKEILAAPPVLGKPKDGEPLYLYLAITSEALAAVLVREDGKAQQPVYFISRALQGAELRYSKLEKLALALLTSSRRLKQYFQSHQVVVRTDQGIRQVLQKPDLAGRMMTWSIELSQYDIRYESRQAIKAQAMANFLVEVTGDPSEEVGTRWKLHVDGASNQTFGGAGIILESPIGVVYEQSVRFEFPISNNQAEYEALIGGLTLAEEVGARRLEVCSDSQVVTSQVNGSYQAKDPLLQKYLEKVKSLSQNFEEVTVHHVPRERNTRADLLSKLASTKPGEGNRSLIQGMTREPAITLHMTTLGPSWLDPITDFLEHGKLPSDEKDAAKLRREAAKYAVIQGQLFRKGLNQPLLKCLHPDQTDYVLREVHEGCCGHHIGGKALARKLIRAGYYWPSMMADSKEFVKKCVKCQQNANFARAPASELSLLTTSRPFSQWGVDLLGPLPVGPGQVKYLVVAIDYYTKWIEAEPLASISSSNCRKFMWRQVITQFGIPEVVISDNGTQFTDKKFMEFLNGLGIKQRFSSVEHPQTNGQVEAANMVILSGLKKRFDNKKGAWADELAAVLWSYRTTEQSSTRETPFRLTYGVDAVIPVEIGEPSPRLLLKGVEETIEKDLIDEAREMTHLTETAMKQRMALRYNTKVLKREFEPDDLVLRRNDIGLPAPGEGKLAAN, from the coding sequence ATGCCATTCGGCCTGAAAAATGCGGGAGCAACATATCAAAGACTGATGAACAGGATATTCCATGACCTCATAGGGAAAACAGTCGAAGTCTATGTGGATGACATCCTGGCAAAAACAACACGACCTGACGACCTCTTGAACGACCTGGCAAGGGTATTCGCGTCCCTCCGTCAACACGGCATGCGGTTGAACCCCCTTaagtgcgccttcgccatggaagctGGCAAGTTCCTGGGATTCATGATAACCcagagaggggtagaagccAACCCGGAGAAATGTCAGGCACTACTCCAGATGAAGAGCCCGGGTTGTACCAAGGACATCCAAAGATTGGCAGGGCGGTTGACCTCATTATCCCGATTCCTCGGAGCTTCGGCAACAAAGGCCCTGCCATTCtttaacctcatgaagaaagggatgaCGTTTGAATGGACGCCCACATGCGAAGAGGCCTTTCGgcacttcaaggaaatcctggCGGCGCCACCCGTCCTCGGGAAGCCAAAGGACGGGGAGCCACTATACCTATACCTCGCCATAACGAGTGAAGCCCTAGCCGCAGTTCTGGTACGGGAGGACGGAAAAGCTCAACAGCCAGTCTATTTCATAAGCAGGGCCTTACAAGGGGCAGAATTAAGATAtagcaagttggaaaagctagccCTAGCACTTCTAACCTCCTCACGAAGGTTAAAGCAATACTTCCAGAGTCACCAAGTTGTCGTGAGAACGGACCAAGGGATCCGACAAGTACTCCAAAAACCCGATCTGGCaggaagaatgatgacttggtctATCGAACTGTCCCAGTATGACATACGATACGAATcccggcaagccatcaaggcgcaGGCGATGGCGAATTTTCTAGTAGAAGTAACGGGGGATCCAAGCGAAGAAGTGggtacacggtggaagctccacgtggacggagcctccaaccagacctTCGGAGGTGCCGGGATCATCCTGGAAAGCCCGATTGGGGTTGTATACGAACAGTCGGTCAGGTTCGAGTTTCCcatctcgaacaaccaagcagaatatgaagcccttATAGGAGGCCTAACCCTAGCAGAAGAAGTCGGCGCAAGAAGACTAGAAGTATGCAGCGATTCCCAAGTCGTCACCTCCCAAGTAAACGgtagctaccaagccaaagaccctTTGCTACAGAAATACTTGGAAAAGGTtaaaagcttgagccaaaaCTTCGAAGAGGTCACGGTCCACCACGTACCTAGGgaaaggaacacacgggcagaCCTCCTATCAAAGTTGGCCAGCACTAAGCCAGGGGAAGGGAAccggtctctcatccaaggcatgACAAGAGAACCGGCAATCACACTGCACATGACAACCCTAGGTCCTtcatggctagaccccatcaccGACTTCCTAGAACACGGCAAACTCCCTAGTGATGAAAAGGACGCGGCAAAATTGAGAAGGGAAGCAGCCAAATACGCCGTCATCCAAGGACAGCTGTTCAGGAAAGGGCTCAACCAACCCTTGCTGAAGTGCCTGCACCCCGACCAGACGGACtacgtcctcagggaagtccaTGAGGGCTGCTGTGGGCACCACATCGGAGGCAAGGCCCTAGCGAGGAAACTAATCCGAGCCGGGTACTATTGGCCGTCGATGATGGCGGATTCCAAAGAGTTTGTTAAAAAATGTGTAAAGTGCCAACAAAACGCCAATTTTGCCAGGGCGCCGGCCTCCGAGTTAAGCTTGCTAACGACCTCCCGGCCATTTTCTCAATGGGGAGTCGACCTCTTAGGGCCCCTCCCGGTCGGCCctgggcaagtcaaatacctcgtAGTCGCAATTgactactacaccaaatggatagaagccgaaccACTAGCTAGCATATCCTCGTCCAATTGCAggaaattcatgtggaggcaggtgataacGCAATTCGGAATACCGGAAGTCGTCATCTCAGATAACGGCACGCAATTtactgacaaaaagttcatggAATTTCTCAACGGCCTGGGTATAAAGCAAAGGTTCTCTTCGGTAGAACACCCTCAGACGAACGGACAAGTGGAGGCCGCCAACATGGTTATCCTTTCAGGGCTGAAAAAGAGGTTTGACAATAAAAAGGGCGCTTGGGCCGATGAACTAGCAGCGGTTCTCTGGTCCTACCGAACAACTGAGCAATCCTCCACTAGGGAAACTCCTTTCCGACTAACGTACGGGGTGGACGCAGTAATACCCGTAGAGATCGGTGAGCCGAGCCCGCGGTTACTTTTGAAAGGAGTGGAGGAAACCATAGAAAAAGACCTGATAGATGAAGCCAGGGAAATGACCCATTTGACAGAAACGGCGATGAAACAAAGAATGGCTCTGCGAtacaacaccaaagtgctcaagaGAGAATTCGAGCCAGACGACCTCGTCCTGAGGCGAAATGATATCGGCTTGCCGGCTCCTGGAGAAGGCAAGCTAGCGGCAAACTAG
- the LOC130944524 gene encoding G-type lectin S-receptor-like serine/threonine-protein kinase At4g27290 codes for MENRNFAVIIAIIIFLISNTISATDTITHLHPLTENQTLVSKNGEFELGFFSPRNSDNRYLGIWYKKIAIQTIVWVANREEPVTTHISALLTINITQNSSALLVLHQNNSVLWSVSVSRKPKNPILQLLDSGNLVLREENDENEEKNYLWQSFDYPGDTLLPGMKLGKDLKTGLDRRLSAWKNESDPSPGSFTWEMDVTNWPEPMQRIGSKKQFNSGPWTGLDYSGKPTRKPSMVFNFTYFSDQNEVYFMFHLVNTSVKARMVMNQSTLKRVHTAWDQNEQQWKVYALLPRDFCDEYGSCGPNGNCDGNKVPACQCLRGFKPKSPRQWNGGKYDEGCVRDTPLDCKSDGFVKYVKMKMPDTEHSWLNQSMNLVECREKCFRNCSCMAYSNSDTRGSGSGCAMWFGDLNDLRVHLADAEHDLYVRVPASVLETKNGSKVKIGVAIGGTVALLCVLLLVLYFIYIRRSGTMKNNAAVVDHFKEEQEEDLELPLFDLSVIASATNNFSIDNKLGEGGFGPVYKGTMENGQEIAVKRLSRSSGQGLKEFKNEIVLIAKLQHRNLVKLYGCCIHEEEKLLVYEYMPNKSLDLFIFDKTQRMLLDWSKRFQIICGIARGILYLHQDSILKIIHRDLKASNVLLDSDMNPKISDFGLAKIFKGDQSAETTGRVVGTYGYMAPEYAIDGNFSVKSDVFSFGILLLEIVSGKKNKANHHDKESTYLVGYAWDLWREERHIEVVDEYLKGDLSEALRCIHISLLCVQQNAHDRPNMSSVVMMLSSEISLPQPNPPALFLGDHSDQQHPSSLNELSITTLEAR; via the exons ATGGAAAACAGAAACTTTGCCGTTATAATAGCAATCATCATATTCTTAATCTCCAACACCATTTCAGCAACTGATACCATAACTCACTTACATCCTCTAACTGAAAACCAAACCTTGGTTTCCAAGAACGGAGAATTCGAGCTTGGCTTCTTTTCTCCCCGCAACTCCGATAACCGCTACCTTGGCATTTGGTACAAGAAGATCGCCATTCAAACCATTGTATGGGTAGCAAACAGAGAAGAACCTGTCACAACACACATCTCTGCATTGCTGACGATAAACATCACACAGAATAGCAGCGCACTACTTGTCCTCCATCAGAATAACTCGGTTCTATGGTCCGTGAGCGTATCAAGAAAACCCAAGAATCCAATTTTACAGCTATTGGATTCAGGGAACCTTGTTCTGAGAGAAGAAAATGATGAGAATGAAGAGAAGAACTATCTATGGCAAAGCTTTGATTACCCTGGTGATACACTCTTGCCAGGGATGAAGCTTGGTAAGGATTTGAAGACCGGGCTCGATCGACGCTTATCGGCGTGGAAGAATGAAAGTGATCCTTCACCGGGAAGCTTCACATGGGAAATGGATGTCACCAACTGGCCAGAACCAATGCAGAGAATCGGGTCCAAGAAACAGTTCAACAGTGGTCCATGGACAGGACTTGATTATAGTGGTAAACCAACGAGGAAGCCCAGCATGGTTTTCAACTTCACATACTTCTCTGACCAGAATGAAGTGTACTTCATGTTCCACCTTGTGAATACCTCGGTCAAAGCTAGGATGGTCATGAACCAGAGCACCTTGAAGCGTGTTCATACTGCTTGGGATCAGAATGAGCAACAGTGGAAGGTGTATGCTCTTCTGCCCAGAGATTTCTGCGATGAATACGGTTCTTGCGGCCCCAATGGGAATTGTGATGGTAACAAGGTTCCAGCTTGCCAATGTTTGAGAGGATTTAAGCCCAAGTCACCCCGTCAATGGAATG GTGGGAAGTACGATGAAGGTTGTGTGCGTGACACACCACTGGATTGCAAAAGTGATGGATTTGTTAAGTATGTTAAGATGAAAATGCCTGATACAGAACATAGTTGGTTGAACCAGAGCATGAATCTTGTTGAGTGCAGAGAGAAATGCTTCAGAAACTGTTCTTGTATGGCTTATTCAAACTCAGACACCAGAGGATCAGGGAGTGGTTGTGCTATGTGGTTTGGTGATCTTAATGACTTGAGGGTTCACCTAGCTGATGCAGAACACGATCTATATGTCAGAGTTCCTGCTTCGGTGTTAG AGACAAAAAACGGAAGCAAGGTCAAGATTGGTGTTGCAATTGGAGGCACTGTTGCCTTATTATGTGTACTTCTCTTAGTTCTTTATTTCATATACATAAGACGAAGTGGCACGATGAAAA ATAATGCAGCAGTAGTAGATCATTTCAAGGAAGAACAGGAAGAGGATTTGGAGCTTCCATTGTTTGACCTATCAGTTATAGCTAGCGCCACAAACAACTTTTCAATCGACAACAAGCTCGGAGAAGGTGGTTTTGGACCTGTATATAAG GGGACAATGGAAAATGGACAAGAAATTGCTGTTAAGAGACTTTCTAGAAGCTCTGGCCAAGGACTTAAAGAATTTAAGAATGAAATTGTCTTAATAGCCAAACTTCAGCATCGTAATCTTGTAAAGCTTTATGGATGTTGCAttcatgaagaagaaaaattgctcGTCTATGAGTACATGCCTAATAAAAGTCTGGATTTATTTATATTTG ATAAAACGCAAAGAATGCTCTTGGATTGGTCGAAGCGCTTTCAAATAATTTGTGGAATTGCAAGGGGCATTCTTTATCTTCATCAAGATTCAATACTAAAAATCATTCATAGAGATCTCAAAGCAAGTAATGTTTTACTTGATAGTGATATGAATCCCAAAATATCAGACTTTGGTTTGGCCAAAATTTTTAAAGGAGATCAAAGTGCAGAAACTACGGGTCGAGTGGTTGGAACCTA TGGATACATGGCACCAGAATATGCAATAGACGGAAATTTTTCAGTGAAATCTGATGTCTTTAGCTTTGGCATTTTGCTGCTGGAGATAGTATCCGGAAAGAAGAACAAAGCAAACCATCATGATAAAGAAAGTACATACCTTGTTGGATAT GCTTGGGATTTATGGAGAGAAGAAAGGCATATAGAAGTAGTTGATGAATACCTCAAAGGTGATCTCTCTGAAGCGTTGCGCTGCATTCATATAAGTCTCCTTTGTGTGCAGCAGAATGCACATGATAGGCCAAACATGTCATCAGTGGTTATGATGTTAAGCAGTGAAATTAGCTTGCCTCAGCCAAATCCACCAGCTCTGTTTCTTGGAGATCATTCGGATCAACAACATCCTTCATCTCTCAATGAATTAAGTATTACAACTTTAGAAGCTCGTTAG
- the LOC130943307 gene encoding lysM domain receptor-like kinase 3 — translation MAGKSMEFSYQELAKATNNFSSDNKIGQDRFRAVYFAELRGQKAAIKKINVQGSTEFLSELKVLKHVHHLNLWIRMLQPAKGCYGRSTNSKFYSRHYDLVLSEC, via the exons ATGGCAGGAAAATCAATGGAATTCTCTTATCAAGAACTAGCCAAGGCTACAAATAACTTCAGCTCTGATAACAAAATTGGTCAGGATAGATTCAGAGCTGTCTATTTTGCAGAATTGAGAGGCCAA AAagcagcaattaagaagatcaATGTTCAAGGATCAACAGAGTTTCTTTCAGAGTTGAAGGTCTTAAAACATGTTCATCACTTGAATCTG TGGATCAGAATGCTTCAACCAGCTAAAGGTTGTTATGGCCGCAGCACCAACAGTAAGTTTTACTCTCGTCATTATGATCTTGTGTTATCAGAATGTTAA
- the LOC130946906 gene encoding nuclear transcription factor Y subunit C-1-like — protein sequence MRQAGAYSGILCGGISGRTGPHSLPLARIKKIMKKSGEDVKMISGEAPIVFSKACELFIEELTRRSWIVAIHGKRRTLHKDDVASAVVATDIFDFLVTLVSHNHGCALNNNANNDGAVMEIQTLQYS from the coding sequence ATGAGACAAGCAGGTGCATATTCCGGGATACTATGTGGGGGCATTTCTGGAAGAACAGGGCCACACTCTTTGCCATTGGCAAGGATCAAGAAGATCATGAAGAAATCTGGTGAAGATGTTAAGATGATTTCTGGTGAGGCACCTATTGTTTTCTCAAAGGCTTGTGAGCTCTTCATTGAGGAACTTACTAGAAGGTCTTGGATCGTCGCCATCCATGGAAAGAGGAGAACCTTGCATAAAGATGACGTGGCATCCGCCGTCGTCGCCACTGATATCTTTGACTTTTTGGTCACTTTGGTGTCTCATAATCATGGATGCGCTTTGAATAATAATGCCAATAATGATGGTGCTGTTATGGAAATTCAGACATTACAGTATTCTTAA